The genomic window GGGTCAAACCCCTGCTAAGAGTGCTTTAGCACATAACACAGATGCGGGGGGTGGGATTTACGCTTGTTATTACTAGTAATACCTATTTGCGTCTTTTAGCATTGGAAATTATTACAGGAACGTCTTTCTTGAAAGATTCTTTAGCTTTCAATATTTCAATTCCTATAATCTCTCCATTTGTAGACAGATCCACTACTACGTTAGAAGCTACCTCAACGCTTTTCCAGTATTTCCTTTTGCTGAATTGAATGCCGAGTACATCTTCATCAGCATCATACCAAAGTTCGCTCATGCCTAATCTAACCAATAAGCTGTTATTATTTTATAGCTTTGTGACCCAGTCCTTCTGTATACAACCTTTAGCATCCTACCTGAAGTAGGCGCTCTCATGAGAGCATTATACGCATTAGGCCATCTACTATCACGAACAATTCTTCCCTTGGATATAGCCAGCTCTAAGAGCGTCTCTGTTATGTCCTTTCTATACTTCCTTTTTCTTTTCCAATGCAGTGAATGTTCTAAATGCGTGTTTTGTAATTGATACGCATTTTATAAAAAGTTAGATATCATGATCATGCTTGAACATTTTCTTACTAGTAATAACGAGCGGAGGTAAAATTTTGATAATTGTTGCATTTGATATGAAAATGCGGGGGGTGTGATATATAGTTTGGGTTTAGTGCGGTGGAAGAGTTTTCTATCCAATCTGTTAACCATCCAACGAAGTACGTAATAGATTTTTGTGCTTGCCAGTAAATAGCCAAGCAATATCAAATATGTAATAATCTCTTGAATCTGAGGAGAAGCATTGCCGTCATCGCAAGTGATACCATAACAATGCTTATTGCAAATTCTGGTATTACAGTGGTGCCTATAATATCTATTGTTCTAGCATTGTTGTAATTAACTGAAATAGTAGAATAAGCTTCGGTGCCAGAGATATCGAAGTCAACCTTTTTGCCATTAACTAAGACCGTATAGGGACCACCGATCAATTCAGAAGGTACGGAGATCTCGAACCAATTACCATCTTGAACATCGATTTGTAATTTCTTTTCATCTTTTATGAGTCTCCAATCACAGATAGTGGAATCAGAACGTGTGGTAAGTCCAAAATCCTTTCCCTCGGCTTCGAGCTCTAACGTGGCGTCTAGCTTTGGCTCGTCAGGTGAACGTGTATATGTACCAACTAATAATATTTCCTCACTACTATCATCAAAATTTACAGATATAGTTCTATAGTCACAGGTAGAATTTTCTGTGTAGTCGATGGAATTACCTTCAAGAAATACTGATAGCATGCCTATGTTTGCTAATTTATCAACCAATACACGAGGTAGCTGAATATCCAGTTTTCCATTCCCAGAAGGAGCTATGATGATTATTATTTCAAGAGATGGTAAGTCAGCCTGAATATTTACTAACTTACCATTAGTTATTCTATATGGAATGTTATACGTATTTCCCTCCACTTCAAGTCTATAGGTAAATTCTTCCTGAGCAAATGAATAATTATTCAAATTAAATATTAAGATGAAAACTAAGATGAAAAGAAGCAATTTGTACAGTATCTTTTTGTGAGACAGTTTAAACAAAAAGATAGGATTTGTGCTTATACCCATTTGACAATCTTTCCGGCTTTTGTACTGCAGAGATTCAAAGATTTCTTTCTTACTATGATAAGCACCATTCCAATTGCAATTGACACTATCAGTATACCAGTGGAAAATTCTGGAACTACTGTTGTGCCAGTTATGCTGATAATACTCTTGGTGTTTTCACGAGCATAGTTTGTTACAATAATTGAATGAGTCATATTTTCGCTAACTTGATGATCCTCTGATTTAAATCCATCAAGTTTAACGAATAAATCTCCATCTAGAAGGTCTTTTGGTAATGTTATTTTTGTCCGCCCTTCAACCTTATCCTCGCCAGTCAAAACAACAAGGAATTGTTTATTTATCATACTGAAGATAAAATCATAAGATGGCGATGTAGAATCTACCCCTAGCATGTAAGTGTTGCCCTGTATTTCTATAGGAAACAACGCTGGACCTTTGACGATGAAGAAACCTGATTCACCCACACCCAATTTAGTAGATGTAGCATTAATGTAATAAATACCGGGACTCTTGGGTGTCAATACGGTAGAGAAAGATTGGTTAACATCGATTAAACCTGTATTAGTTTCAAAAACACTACGCCTATCTGCAGATGTGATTCTTAAACTAACATCGGTAGATTCTGGATACGAGTTAAAATATTTTCCTCTTACTATTACGGGTTCACCAGGTAGATACATACAACGATCTGTCTGTACAGATATAGCAGGCGAAATTCCATAATAAGGCTCTACATTGTTAATAGTGACGGTAGTAGTAGCAGGAGGAAGAGATACTTTCAAGACTGTATTGACGTTACAACCCAATGAAAGTATGTCCGAGTCAGCGACTTCCAGAAAATGAGGCGTTAAGGATCCTTTTCCTTCAACATAGATCCCCTTTGTGTCAATCAGAAGTTGACCCATTGCTTTTCCGACTTTCCCTGTGTCTAAAGGCGGCAGACCTCTTAATACATCACTAACGAAATCTCTAGGGAGTGAAAGTTCTAGTAAAGCTGGTTTATCTTTAGATGTAACAACTTCTATAACTAATATACCAAAATCTGTTCCAAAACGACTCACCCTGCCTCCAAGAATAGTAAATCCTACTTCGTATTCTTTGTTCTCTAATTTGAATTTATGAGTGCCTGATATGATTTCTTGTTCAGCCGGATTTAGAGAGAATGATTGTCCGTATGCCAGTGGTATAAGCATTAAAGAAATTAAGCATACAATAAAAAACAATACATAATAAGGTCTCCTATGTTGATGTGCATGCCTTTGATGCATATATCTATTTCTTTTAGATCTGGTGTGAAACAAAAAGAAGGGGAGTGACCGCATCTCTATTGCAAGGTGGAATTAAGGTGGCGTCGTCCAGTTCACGGAGATTGAAGGTCCACTGAAGTGGGATGTTGCTGTTCTGGAGCCCTTGTAGTATGCTAGGATGTTGTCGCCACTACCACTGCAATTTATGCACTCTGTGGAGGAGTAGAAGCTATCAGGATTATTTGTTGGGTCTTCTGTTGATTTCCACTTAAGTATCCATTCCGTTATCGTGGTATCTCCACCATAATTGAAGTTTAGCCATGGAGTCACCAAGGGACTATTGTCCCTAACATTGAAACTCGTGCCTACAGTGAATTTTTGTTCATAAGTATATGGTGTATAGGGGCTCACTGCCAGTGTCGCCTTATCGTTTGTGTTCGTGGATCCTATATCAAAGTCTAGGTACTGCAGTGCTTCTAGAGTTTTCGATGAACTCGCTTGGAAGTACGCGTATGGTTGAATAGCTCCACTTCCAACTAGCCATTGTAGTGTCACTTCATCACTACCAAGCAGATACTTTACGTAGGTATATGCTAGGCCGCTTCCTGATCTGTCAGCTCTGGGGCCTGAATAGAGTTTGGTGTCATCGAGTGTCTGAGATAATCCCGATATTTTGATTGATGGAAATGACATTCTTTTGAATGTAGTTGTACCTTTTAGTGAACCAGAGTTGGCGGACAAACCTTTCGAAAAAGTCGTTTCCTTTGACAACTTGTAGGATACAGAGTCACCTGAACCGCTTGTTATTGTGTATGAAGATAAGCTTGGGTAATTTGGCACATCAAAAGCATAGGCATTTGCATAGTTAATACTTGAGGTTGCAAGGTTTACAGCATCATATGCGTCGACTAACCCCTTTCCGCGATGATTTTCATCTGAACCTAGATTGTACAGATCCGCAGTCTGTTTCAATGATGCTTTAACTTGTGCTGGGGTCCAAGTCGAATGAGCCTGTATTACGAGTGCAGCTACTCCTGCTACGTGTCCAGCAGCGTAACTGGTTCCACCAGCTGTATCATAGTATTGGTTCGAAAGAGGATCACTCGGAACTGCATCCTTCTTTAAGACATGTATTGCTACACCTGGTGCTACCAGATCTGGTTTTACTATGCCATCGGATATCGGCCCATAGCTATTTCCCGACCAAAGTATATCATCACTCTGACTTTGAGTATTTCTGTCATCTACTGCTATTGTGGTAATTACATTGTAGGCACACGCGGGGGATGATACAGCGTTAGTGCCTGTATTTCCTATGGCTGTTACGAATGTCACGCCTTTCTCAACTGCTTGGTCTGCTGCAACAGCAACACTGTAGCCAGAGCTACTTACTAAACATGAAAAGGCTGTGGCAAGAAGTATGACGTTTGCTCCGTTTGTAACGGCTCTGTCGATTGCGTTAATCGCAGTACTAGGCGATACACTTCCAGAGGTGCTTATTTTTATATTCAGCAATGTCGCTGCTGGTGCAATTCCTTTGTAAAGACCGCCCGAAACAGCTCCAGATGCTGCTGCAATAGTTGCTAAAGCGGTGCCGTGACCATGACTATCACTGTAGCCCGTTCCCGTGTAGTCCCACACGTTACTAACTCTTCCACTAAAATCTGTGTGACACGACGTGTTACATTGATGAATTCCTGTGTCAAGAATTGCTATTTTTATGCCAGAACCTGTTTGACTCACCAGATTCGCTCTTACCTCTGGCCTACTGACATCTAAGTATGGTTGAACAATCGGAGTTTTCTGCACACCGATTAAATTAGTATCTTCTAAACCTACCAACTGTCCAAATATCTCAGCGTCCGTGATTAGTTTCACCTCGTCGTACGCAGCCAACCTGAAGATTTCCTTTATAGGTACGGTGGCTGTCACAAAAGACAGTACTTGCATCTTTGCAACATTCTTGGCTTTATGGATCTGTTCCAAGGCATTACCCAATTTATCCTTCTTATCCTTAAGGTCTTGGTCAACTGGTAATTCATTTACATGTATGATTATATCATAGTCTCTAGGGGTTTCTCCTTTCAGTGTTGCTTCTTTCTCTAACGCTTTCAATTTATCATATAAGCCAGGCTCGAACTTGCCATGTATGTTGTCTTGCTGGTTTGTAGCAGGCGTTTGTCCTATAGCAACTGACTGCATAGATGACAACAACAATATGGTTGATAACAGTACTGCACTCAGTCTAACGTATTTGTTCATTACATTTCTTCCGTCTATTTTCCTCATTAACACAGCCAGTATACATGCAACTAAATAAGTTGGTAGGTTCAAAGTGGCTCCAAGTGCCACCAAGTGACTCCTTTTGACTCTTTTTGATCACAATATAAACTAATCAATATCTATGGAGAATGTAATTGATCTTGGAGTTATTTGTATGAACCTTACTGGTCTGCCCATTGTTTTTTCTACAAGTGCACTAACAAGTTCTTTGATGTATTTGGAATATTTTTCGTTAATATCATGTGTAACTGAAAAAGAGTGTTTTGCACTATGATTCCTATGTTCATAGTTTGGAAATCTGCTGAACCAAAGATCAAGGAATTTCAATACGGAATCATTGTTTATATCATGATACAATGTTCCAACGTATTCTACTGCATCGTTAGAGCCAATCTTTCTTACTCCTTCGACAAGTAAATCGGTTTGTGCAACATCAAAAATTTCTCTTAAAACATCTTTTGGCATTGGTACTGAACCAATTCTGTCGAAATGTTTGTTAACTACATACTCTTTCACTATCTGATTCACTAAACCACTGAGAGAAATTCCTCTTCGTTCAGCTTCTGCTTGCAGATACTCATAATTCTCTGGTTCTATTCTAAAAGAATGCTTAACTGGTCTTTTGCTAATCTCCATCACAACGATTCACATATTTTGTACTGTACTACTATTTACCCATTTTGGAGAGAAAATCCATATAGTATCCATCGCTTGGTTCTAATAATTAGGCGAAGTCATCGCACTATCTATAGAATTTCATCATTTGTAAAAAAAAAAGATTGCAAAATTTCAAGCAATTGACGATGCGATAGCAAAACTGTGATAAAAGTTGTGTTGTCAAGATAGATTATCAAACACATTAGAGCTGATAAAGCACGTATAATATATCATGCATCTCCTGACAATCCTTACGAGCCACTCGATTCAATTTTTGAAATCTTGGTTTCGCAGTTCGAATCGCAGATCATGAACCAAATATGTGTCATACAAATGTTACACCCGTCGTTTCCTTACAACTTAACAGTTCTAGATGACAGATACTCATACCGGTAGGATAATTCGACGATTCAGCAAATAAGAGGAAGAGCTGCAAGAGTACATGAAGAAAGATGGAACCTCGAAAAGCTGGCAAAAAGGGGCTAGATTGATCCAAGCATGAATAACAGCAAGTTCGGCAATTCGTTTTCGGCTAGTTTTAATACAAAATAGCCACTCTAGTATTGCTATGAAGTGTATGGCAATAATACTTGGAAAGGAAAACATGCTAATATGAAACCATAATCAGAACTACACTCAAAATTCAACAATAAAGCTGAGTAAAGCATGACTGGACTGAATAGTAAAACTAACCAACCATCAAAATTACGAGCAATATTAATCCAATAAAATCCCTTACAAAGATCCTAACAAGACTTTGAGGAAGCAGATGTTAGCGTTACAACAGCATGAAGACTATGTATAAGAACAACGAGAGATCACTTGTTGCCAGATCAGATCTCATACATATGAAAGAAAGGGGAGCAATGCGAGGAACTGAGCATAAGTTAACCCGAAGCTATCATGAACCTAACCTCAATTAAAGCGAAAGTAAGAACCTAATAACAAAACAACCAACACAAGAAATGTTACACAAAGAATGTTACTCAAAGAATCAAAGCGAAGCTACTATAAGGGTGCAGTTACGTGCAGGTTTATGCATTATTGCGTATATCATGTATTCATCCAACCCCTACAAGTTTCTCCTTAACACTTCTTACAGATTCCTCCAACGTTCTTATTGCCTCTGCGCTATCCTCTGCAAGTATCACAGGCGTTGATATGCCCTCGAAATCCTCGAGTTCCTCTGCAGATACCCAGTGCATCCACCATTTACCAGTTAGGAGGTTCTTGACAGCTATTATGAGAGGTATCTTCTTTCTCCTGGCATAATCAAATTCCGCCTTTATTTCATCCCTGCTTATCCTCCTTTGCTTCGTTCCATCTTCAGATAGCGAGTGCCCTCTACAGGCAAAGACAGCCTCCTTATTATCATTATACTTGACGATCTCGTCAGGACCTCCGCTGTAGTTAGATTTAACCTGCAGACTCCAGCCCTTTAGCATATCAGCCAGTTCCTTCTGAGTTTTTATTCCCTTCAACCTGTTTGCCCTGCCATCTTCCTTGGTCAATTCGATCCTACTTTGGGCTCCGATTTCCATATCTTCACCCCCCTCTTTTTCACTCTCCTCCCCCAACCTCCCATTCCGAAGCGCCTTCTGTTTCTGTATCATGTAATCGAGCATCTCCTCCTTCCCGCTCATTTCCGTTATCATCCCTTGAAGTGATGTTGTTAAGGACTTGTGTTCATCGATATAACTTGCAACTACCTGAATGAGTTTTTCCCTATCCAGGTACAGGGTGCGTGTTTTTTCCATTAGATCATTAATATTATTCTCTATCCCTTCTCTAAACTTATTCCACGCCTCTATAGAGGAGGAAAAGTGAGCCTGCATCTCATTTTTAAATTCCTTGAAAAGTTCAAGTTTTACTTCCTGCAACTCCTCTGCTAGTAATCGACCATGCGTCTGATCTCTTCTAAACATAATCAATGCTACAGATGCTGATGCCATTAGAGACAGCAAAGCAGAGATCATTTCATTGGTACTGCTTACTCCTATTATGCCTGTGATCAGCGAATGTGAGAAAAAGAACGTTGCTAGGCCCTGTGCTACCCTCAAGAAAGTTAGCAGTATGTTCTCTGAGATATTTGATACTCTACTTGCTGAGCCTAGCCAGTAGCCGTGATGCACGTCTAAGATGACAGTAACCGTCATCATTAGAACATTTGAAAGGGGATCTAGAATCATCTTTTCACCAACCTCACTCTGTAATCATTGCCCAAACAGAGGATCGCTATCTTCTCTCCTCTAGAATCAAGCAGCTGTTTAAACAGAGTAGGCGAGAAATCTATCGTCAAAGTTTCCCTATGAAGGAAGGTTACTAGAAGAGCACCCTTGCGCTTCTCAACCTTATCCGGTATGCCTAGTACCTCCTCATACTCCTCCAACCTTCTTGCCTGCGACTTGCCTGTATCCTCTTCCTTGTGCGCAGATAACATATCTATACCAATGATATGTCCAGAATCTTTATATAAACATATCACATACTTTGATATGTTATGCGAACTTCCACGAAGGTCAGGATGCTGGAGATCTGCAGGGAGCCAAAGAGGTATGCTGAACTGAAGAACACGCTGGGAATAAAGGACCCTGCACTGCAGAGGCATCTTAAGGACTTGACTGATTATGGGTATCTAGAAAAGACAGAAGATGGTTCATATAGAGTTACAGAGGATGGAGAGAAACTTCTGCATATTGCTCAATCAAGCAGGGATGTTAAACTTGACGAAGCAATATTCGAAGCTGTCAATAAGAAATTAAGACTGGCAAAGCCTGCGGTTACATATGGGAAATCCTCTACACCATTGGAAAGGCTGTATAACGCATTCCCGCTGGCGTTTGGGGCAGAGAAGGCAATTGTAAAGAAGGATCAGATGGCAGTATTAAGACGCCTGATATCGGAGCTTTTATCAAAACTAGATATCAAGATTCAAGGAGTAGATACTGATAAGATGTCTGACGATCATAAAGAGCGCATAGTGAACAACTTGCTCGATTCTCTGAGCATAATAATGTCATACTACAGAAGCAATGAGCTTGCAGGAGGAAAATATCAAG from Nitrososphaerales archaeon includes these protein-coding regions:
- a CDS encoding DUF2283 domain-containing protein; the encoded protein is MSELWYDADEDVLGIQFSKRKYWKSVEVASNVVVDLSTNGEIIGIEILKAKESFKKDVPVIISNAKRRK
- a CDS encoding S8 family serine peptidase, translating into MALGATLNLPTYLVACILAVLMRKIDGRNVMNKYVRLSAVLLSTILLLSSMQSVAIGQTPATNQQDNIHGKFEPGLYDKLKALEKEATLKGETPRDYDIIIHVNELPVDQDLKDKKDKLGNALEQIHKAKNVAKMQVLSFVTATVPIKEIFRLAAYDEVKLITDAEIFGQLVGLEDTNLIGVQKTPIVQPYLDVSRPEVRANLVSQTGSGIKIAILDTGIHQCNTSCHTDFSGRVSNVWDYTGTGYSDSHGHGTALATIAAASGAVSGGLYKGIAPAATLLNIKISTSGSVSPSTAINAIDRAVTNGANVILLATAFSCLVSSSGYSVAVAADQAVEKGVTFVTAIGNTGTNAVSSPACAYNVITTIAVDDRNTQSQSDDILWSGNSYGPISDGIVKPDLVAPGVAIHVLKKDAVPSDPLSNQYYDTAGGTSYAAGHVAGVAALVIQAHSTWTPAQVKASLKQTADLYNLGSDENHRGKGLVDAYDAVNLATSSINYANAYAFDVPNYPSLSSYTITSGSGDSVSYKLSKETTFSKGLSANSGSLKGTTTFKRMSFPSIKISGLSQTLDDTKLYSGPRADRSGSGLAYTYVKYLLGSDEVTLQWLVGSGAIQPYAYFQASSSKTLEALQYLDFDIGSTNTNDKATLAVSPYTPYTYEQKFTVGTSFNVRDNSPLVTPWLNFNYGGDTTITEWILKWKSTEDPTNNPDSFYSSTECINCSGSGDNILAYYKGSRTATSHFSGPSISVNWTTPP